The Apium graveolens cultivar Ventura chromosome 10, ASM990537v1, whole genome shotgun sequence nucleotide sequence TCCTTTTTGCTTAGTAAATTAAACAATCTTTTTGCTAAGAATATTTTTCCGGATCTTGCATACATGTCCACGAGGGCATTCCATAATAGCACGTAATCCTCAAACCCCTCACGCTTAATCATATAGCAATGAAACTCTCTACCGTGCTGAAGATTTGCTACTCTGGCACATAAAGGCAAAAGGCTTGCAATTGTCACATTACTAGGTTCAAACCCAGAAAGAATCATTTCTTTAAATAGAAAGAAAGCTTCCTCAGCGCGATCCCATTGCGAGTAGCCAGAAATGATGGAATTCCATGTAATCATACTTTTATCTTGTACTAAATTAAATATAACAGTCGCCAACCTAAGGTCCTTGCACCGTGAATACATAGTAATTAATGAATTTCTAACTTTATCAAATTCAAAACTATAACTACGCACCGCCACACCATGAATCTCCTTCCCTAATATTAAAGAACCAACATGAGAACATGCACCTAAACCATTAATCACTGCAACCGAATCCAAGTGAACCAAACATTTCCTCATTTGACAAAACAACTCCAACGCCCTCTCATATCTACCCGTCTTCAAACACCCTCCGGCTATCGTATTCCACGTTATCATATTCAACTCAATACTCTCTCCCTGCATCTGATCAAAAACCTCAAACGCTTCCTTCCACATTCCCCCGGAAGCATAACATGAAATCATCGTATTCCACGAAACAGCATCCCTCTCACGCAATCCATCGAACAGTTTCCGAGCAACATCCACTTCCCCACACTTCCCATACATATAAATCAAAGCATTATAAACATACAAATCCCACTCAACGCCACTACACTCAATACCCCTATGCACCTCATTCCCTGAAACAACATCCAATTCCTCACTACACGCTTTTAAAACCGAAGGATACGTAAAATTATCAGGCCAAACACCCTTCTCCACCATCACTCTATACATTGAAATCGCCTCCCTACAAAACCCACTTCTAACATACCCCGAAATCAACAAATTCCACGGCGAAGCCTCCGTAATCCCAGAACTCAAAACAATATAACTAGCATTCTCAAACATATCAAAACCACTATAAAACCCAACAAGCTTAGGAACCAAAATCGAATGTTTTTCGAGACCCGAAGCCACAATATAGCAATGAACCTGTCTACCATGTACCAAAGCCTTAACATTAGAACAACATAACAACAAACGAGATAATGACACAACAATTACATGAAATGAGTCATTAAAACTATTACAAGTTTGAATTGACTTAAATGTTTTAAAAGCTTGTTTTAATTGGCCTTGACTTGCAAAGTTCTTGAGGGAAACAAATAAAGAATCAATCATGGGTTTATTGTTGGGGCTTTGTTTCCATTTTTGAGGGATGCATTTCTGGATTTGAGAAAGAAAATAATGGTGGTTTGGTAATGAAGAGAATGGTGATGATGGCATGCAATGTAGAGTTGTGATGAATGCATGACTACATATACAATCTTTGTATGTAAACACAACTCAGAGGTGGTAGTTTGATGGGTTTAACAATTTTATTGCTTGGTGTTTAAATGGTCTGGCAGGGTTTTAGAGTTCAGAGTTGAGAGCTTGAGAGTTGAGTTGAGAGTTGAGACCCCTAAAACTCTAAAAGCAAAAAAGGACGGGGTTTAGGGATATTCTTTTTCTTGTTTGTTTTCGTTAAACTTAAATCCATTATCTATCTCTACCGGATAATATTTATGACATTAAAAAGTCTCATTTAAAAGATTAAAATATccatatttttaata carries:
- the LOC141692831 gene encoding pentatricopeptide repeat-containing protein At1g71490-like translates to MPSSPFSSLPNHHYFLSQIQKCIPQKWKQSPNNKPMIDSLFVSLKNFASQGQLKQAFKTFKSIQTCNSFNDSFHVIVVSLSRLLLCCSNVKALVHGRQVHCYIVASGLEKHSILVPKLVGFYSGFDMFENASYIVLSSGITEASPWNLLISGYVRSGFCREAISMYRVMVEKGVWPDNFTYPSVLKACSEELDVVSGNEVHRGIECSGVEWDLYVYNALIYMYGKCGEVDVARKLFDGLRERDAVSWNTMISCYASGGMWKEAFEVFDQMQGESIELNMITWNTIAGGCLKTGRYERALELFCQMRKCLVHLDSVAVINGLGACSHVGSLILGKEIHGVAVRSYSFEFDKVRNSLITMYSRCKDLRLATVIFNLVQDKSMITWNSIISGYSQWDRAEEAFFLFKEMILSGFEPSNVTIASLLPLCARVANLQHGREFHCYMIKREGFEDYVLLWNALVDMYARSGKIFLAKRLFNLLSKKDEVTYTSLIAGYGMQGEGKTALELFEEMIASQIKPDHVTMIAVLSACSHSGLVIDGQMLFEKMSHVYGITPRLEHFACMVDLYGRAGLIQKAVEILRGMQYKPTEAMWATLIGSCRQHGNTEVGEWAAKKLLEMKPQNSGYYVLIANMYAAAGCWNELAKVRTSMRDWGVKKDPGCAWIDAGAGISPFMVGDTSNSQSEEIYPLLRRLLKHMKDAGYVACENSYVDYEVIEEQTEYYISS